In Mumia flava, a single window of DNA contains:
- a CDS encoding alpha/beta fold hydrolase, producing the protein MTERVKHLARYATAADGTQIYYEAHGLAAGAGDTPPPAVLFVHGSGGHHAAWWQQVPALRGRYSLITLDLRGFGRSDTVTAPDGTVDSEGTAQDIVAVLRDPALRATGIGPAVLVGQSVGAAAALRAAMMLDETERSELVAGVVLAASLGGIDHPDLAERVRIDRAAADAIPVLDRLLTPAFREADPAKTFLFRQLGTFNDAGMADLRHLNTDGPTVDALRAVRLPLCLLSGELDAVLSTETIRTAASLLPDAHVELVPGAPHSLYWEAPELFNAALERFLENVFTTTEVVA; encoded by the coding sequence GTGACCGAGCGCGTGAAGCACCTGGCCCGGTACGCCACGGCTGCCGACGGCACGCAGATCTACTACGAGGCCCACGGGCTGGCCGCCGGCGCCGGCGACACCCCGCCGCCGGCCGTGCTGTTCGTGCACGGGTCCGGCGGTCACCATGCCGCGTGGTGGCAGCAGGTGCCGGCACTGCGCGGGCGCTACTCGCTGATCACCCTCGACCTGCGGGGCTTCGGCCGCTCGGACACGGTGACCGCGCCGGACGGCACGGTCGACTCCGAGGGCACGGCGCAGGACATCGTCGCCGTGCTGCGCGACCCGGCGCTGCGCGCGACCGGGATCGGCCCGGCGGTGCTCGTCGGCCAGTCGGTCGGTGCGGCCGCTGCGCTGCGGGCCGCGATGATGCTCGACGAGACCGAGCGGTCCGAGCTGGTTGCCGGCGTCGTGCTGGCCGCGTCGCTGGGCGGGATCGACCACCCGGACCTCGCCGAGCGCGTGCGCATCGACCGCGCCGCCGCCGACGCGATCCCGGTGCTCGACCGGCTGCTGACCCCGGCGTTCCGCGAGGCCGATCCGGCGAAGACGTTCCTCTTCCGCCAGCTCGGCACGTTCAACGACGCGGGGATGGCCGACCTGCGCCACCTCAACACCGACGGGCCGACGGTCGACGCGCTCCGCGCCGTACGGCTCCCGCTGTGCCTGCTGTCCGGGGAGCTCGACGCGGTCCTGTCGACCGAGACGATCCGTACGGCCGCGTCCCTGCTGCCCGACGCGCACGTCGAGCTCGTGCCCGGTGCTCCGCACTCCCTGTACTGGGAGGCGCCGGAGCTGTTCAACGCCGCCCTCGAGCGGTTCCTCGAGAACGTCTTCACCACCACGGAGGTCGTCGCATGA
- a CDS encoding VOC family protein gives MSNAPAYIHHVNFPTTDPERTKEWYGKVFGLKAITPKSNTKVVLMTRGNFDLHFTPVETMDRMAPYHFAVEIENWDEFMDHLEEVGVRHTRITSRPENRSLFCYIHDPDHTMIELVYHEKRPGGAPPVERHAEKAKVRRGANSADEARAQL, from the coding sequence CCTACATCCACCACGTCAACTTCCCGACGACCGATCCCGAGCGCACCAAGGAGTGGTACGGGAAGGTCTTCGGGCTGAAGGCGATCACCCCGAAGAGCAACACGAAGGTCGTGCTGATGACGCGCGGCAACTTCGACCTGCACTTCACCCCGGTCGAGACGATGGACCGGATGGCGCCGTACCACTTCGCGGTCGAGATCGAGAACTGGGACGAGTTCATGGACCACCTCGAGGAGGTCGGGGTCCGGCACACCCGGATCACGTCGCGCCCCGAGAACCGCTCGCTGTTCTGCTACATCCACGACCCCGACCACACGATGATCGAGCTGGTCTACCACGAGAAGCGGCCCGGTGGTGCGCCTCCGGTGGAGCGCCACGCGGAGAAGGCCAAGGTCCGGCGCGGCGCCAACAGCGCCGACGAGGCGAGGGCCCAGCTGTGA